A window of Choloepus didactylus isolate mChoDid1 chromosome 21, mChoDid1.pri, whole genome shotgun sequence contains these coding sequences:
- the ATXN2L gene encoding ataxin-2-like protein isoform X3, whose amino-acid sequence MLKPQPPQQTSQPQQPPSTQQAVARRPPGGTSPPNGGLPGPLASSSAPSGPPAAASPCLGPATAAGSGLRRGAESILTPQTPQHQERSGAAAIGSARGQSTGKGPPQSPVFEGVYNNSRMLHFLTAVVGSTCDVKVKNGTTYEGIFKTLSSKFELAVDAVHRKASEPAGGPRREDIVDTMVFKPSDVMLVHFRNVDFNYATKDKFTDSAIAMNSKVNGEHKEKVLQRWEGGDSNSDDYDLESDMSNGWDPNEMFKFNEENYGVKTTYDSSLSSYTVPLEKDNSEEFRQRELRAAQLAREIESSPQYRLRIAMENDDGRTEEEKHSAVQRQGSGRESPSLASREGKYIPLPQRVREGPRGGVRCSSSRGGRPGLSSLPPRGPHHLDNSSPGPGSEARGINGGPSRMSPKAQRPLRGAKTLSSPSSRPSGEASVPPTPAVGRMYPPRSPKSAAPAPISASCPEPPIGSAVPTSSASIPGTSSVVDPGVGSISPASPKISLAPTDVKELPTKEPGRTLEPQELARIAGKVPGLQNEQKRFQLEELRKFGAQFKLQPSSSPETSLDPFPPRILKEEAKGKEKEVDGLLTSEPMGSPVSPKTESVLDKEEKLPLPPAGGSEGTEQPPPPCPSQIGSPPVGLIKGDDKDEGPVAEQVKKSTLNPNAKEFNPTKPLLSVNKSTSTPTSPGPRTHSTPSIPVLTAGQSGLYSPQYISYIPQIHMGPAVQAPQMYPYPVSNSVPGQQGKYRGAKGSLPPQRSDQHQPASAPPMMQAAAAAGPPLVAATPYSSYIPYNPQQFPGQPTMMQPMAHYPSQPVFAPMLQSNPRMLTSGSHPQAIVSSSTPQYPSAEQPTPQALYATVHQSYPHHATQLHAHQPQPATTPTGSQPQSQHAAPSPVQHQAGQAPHLGSGQPQQNLYHPGALAGTPPSLPPGPSAQSPQSSFPQPAAVYAIHPHQQLPHGFTNMAHVTQAHVQTGITAAPPPHPGAPHPPQVMLLHPPQSHGGPPQGAVPQSGVPALSASTPSPYPYIGHPQGEQPGQAPGFPGGADDRIREFSLAGGIWHGRADGLQVGQDARVLGGE is encoded by the exons ATGTTGAAGCCTCAGCCGCCACAACAGACTTCCCAGCCCCAGCAGCCGCCCTCCACGCAACAGGCCGTGGCCCGCCGGCCTCCCGGGGGCACCAGCCCTCCCAACGGCGGCCTCCCGGGGCCGCTGGCCTCCAGCTCGGCTCCCTCTGGACCTCCCGCGGCCGCTTCCCCCTGCCTGGGGCCTGCAACCGCTGCCGGGAGCGGGCTCCGCCGGGGAGCCGAGAGCATCTTGACGCCGCAGACTCCGCAGCATCAAGAGAGGTCGGGGGCAGCCGCCATCGGCAGCGCCAG GGGACAGAGCACAGGAAAGGGCCCCCCACAGTCACCG GTGTTTGAGGGTGTCTACAACAATTCCAGAATGCTGCATTTCCTTACAGCTGTTGTG GGTTCCACTTGTGATGTTAAGGTGAAAAATGGTACCACCTATGAAGGTATCTTCAAGACTCTGAGTTCAAAG TTTGAACTAGCAGTAGATGCTGTGCACAGGAAAGCATCTGAGCCAGCAGGTGGCCCTCGTCGGGAAGACATTGTGGATACCATGGTGTTTAAGCCAAGTGATGTCATGCTTGTCCATTTCCGAAATGTTGACTTCAATTATGCCACTAAAG ACAAGTTCACCGATTCAGCCATTGCCATGAACTCAAAGGTGAATGGAGAGCATAAAGAGAAGGTGCTTCAACGCTGGGAGGGAGGAGACAGCAACAGCGATGACTATGACCTTGAGTCTGACATG TCCAATGGATGGGACCCCAATGAAATGTTCAAGTTCAATGAGGAGAACTACGGTGTAAAGACCACCTATGATAGCAGCCTGTCTTCTTACAC GGTGCCCTTAGAGAAGGACAACTCAGAAGAGTTCCGTCAGCGGGAGCTGCGTGCGGCTCAGTTGGCTCGAGAGATTGAGTCAAGCCCCCAGTACCGCTTGCGGATCGCCATGGAAAATGATGATGGGCGCACTGAAGAGGAGAAGCACAGTGCAGTTCAGCGGCAGGGCTCGGGGCGGGAGAGCCCTAGCCTGGCATCCAG GGAAGGAAAGTATATCCCTCTGCCCCAACGAGTTCGGGAAGGTCCTCGGGGAGGAGTTCGGTGCAGCAGTTCCCGGGGTGGCCGGCCTGGCCTTAGTTCTTTGCCGCCTCGTGGCCCTCACCATCTCGATAATAGCAGTCCTGGCCCAGGTTCTGAGGCACGTGGTATCAATGGAG gcCCTTCCCGCATGTCCCCTAAGGCACAGCGGCCTCTGAGAGGTGCCAAGACTCTGTCTTCACCCAGCAGTCGGCCTTCTGGAGAAGCTTCTGTTCCACCTACTCCTGCAG tgGGCCGGATGTATCCCCCACGCTCTCCCAAGTCTGCTGCCCCTGCCCCAATCTCTGCTTCCTGTCCTGAGCCTCCCATCGGCTCAGCAGTGCCAACCTCTTCAGCTTCCATTCCTGGGACATCATCAGTCGTGGATCCTGGAGTGGGCTCCATTTCCCCAGCTTCTCCAAAGATCTCATTAGCCCCCACAGATG TAAAAGAACTTCCAACCAAGGAACCTGGGAGAACTCTGGAGCCCCAGGAGCTGGCCCGGATAGCTGGGAAGg TCCCTGGCCTTCAGAATGAACAGAAACGGTTTCAACTGGAAGAACTGAGGAAATTTGGGGCCCAGTTTAAG CTTCAGCCTAGTAGCTCCCCTGAGACCAGCCTGGATCCTTTCCCTCCCCGAATCTTAAAGGAGGAGGccaaagggaaggagaaggaggttGATGGTCTGTTGACTTCAGAGCCCATGGGGTCCCCAGTCTCTCCGAAGACCGAGTCCGTATTGGATAAGGAGGAGAAACTGCCCCTGCCACCAGCAGGAGGCAGTGAGGGGACAGAACAGCCCCCACCGCCTTGCCCAAGCCAAATTGGCAGCCCCCCAGTGGGCCTCATCAAGGGCGATGACAAGGATGAGGGCCCTGTTGCTGA acaAGTGAAGAAATCAACATTGAACCCCAATGCCAAGGAGTTCAACCCCACGAAGCCTCTGTTGTCTGTG AACAAATCCACTAGTACCCCAACTTCTCCGGGGCCCCGGACTCATTCAACTCCTTCTATCCCGGTGCTGACAGCAGGCCAGAGTGGGCTGTATAGCCCCCAGTATATCTCCTACATACCTCAGATCCATATGGGGCCAGCTGTGCAG GCACCTCAGATGTATCCGTATCCTGTATCTAACTCGGTGCCTGGGCAGCAGGGCAAGTACCGGGGAGCAAAAG gctcccTGCCCCCTCAGCGCTCAGACCAACATCAGCCAGCCTCAGCTCCTCCGATGATGCAggccgctgctgctgctggtcccCCTCTGGTGGCTGCCACGCCCTACTCCTCCTATATCCCCTACAACCCACAGCAGTTCCCAGGCCAGCCTACCATGATGCAACCCATGGCCCACTACCCCTCGCAG CCGGTGTTTGCCCCCATGCTTCAAAGCAACCCGCGCATGCTGACATCTGGTAGCCATCCCCAGGCCATCGTGTCATCCTCAACTCCTCAGTACCCTTCTGCAGAGCAGCCCACCCCCCAAGCCCTTTATG CCACCGTTCACCAGTCCTATCCACACCATGCCACACAGCTCCATGCCCACCAGCCGCAGCCGGCCACCACGCCTACTGGGAGCCAGCCACAGTCGCAGCACGCGGCCCCCAGTCCTGTCCAG CACCAGGCGGGGCAGGCCCCACACCTGGGCAGTGGACAGCCACAGCAGAATCTGTACCACCCAGGGGCTCTGGCAGGCACGCCGCCCTCTCTGCCACCGGGCCCTTCTGCCCAGTCCCCTCAGAGCAGCTTCCCCCAGCCAGCCGCTGTGTATGCCATCCATCCCCACCAGCAGCTGCCCCACGGCTTCACCAACATGGCCCATGTCACCCAG GCCCATGTCCAAACTGGAATCACAGCAGCCCCGCCCCCTCACCCTGGGGCTCCCCACCCgccccaggtgatgctgctgcaCCCACCCCAGAGCCATGGGGGGCCCCCCCAAGGCGCGGTGCCCCAGAGCGGGGTGCCTGCACTCTCAGCTTCCACACCCTCACCCTACCCCTACATCGGACACCCCCAAGGTGAGCAGCCTGGCCAGGCGCCTGGATTTCCAGGAGGAGCCGATGACAGGATTCGTGAGTTCTCGTTAGCTGGGGGCATTTGGCATGGAAGAGCTGATGGGCTGCAGGTGGGGCAGGATGCACGGGTTCTGGGTGGGGAGTGA
- the ATXN2L gene encoding ataxin-2-like protein isoform X5 — translation MLKPQPPQQTSQPQQPPSTQQAVARRPPGGTSPPNGGLPGPLASSSAPSGPPAAASPCLGPATAAGSGLRRGAESILTPQTPQHQERSGAAAIGSARGQSTGKGPPQSPVFEGVYNNSRMLHFLTAVVGSTCDVKVKNGTTYEGIFKTLSSKFELAVDAVHRKASEPAGGPRREDIVDTMVFKPSDVMLVHFRNVDFNYATKDKFTDSAIAMNSKVNGEHKEKVLQRWEGGDSNSDDYDLESDMSNGWDPNEMFKFNEENYGVKTTYDSSLSSYTVPLEKDNSEEFRQRELRAAQLAREIESSPQYRLRIAMENDDGRTEEEKHSAVQRQGSGRESPSLASREGKYIPLPQRVREGPRGGVRCSSSRGGRPGLSSLPPRGPHHLDNSSPGPGSEARGINGGPSRMSPKAQRPLRGAKTLSSPSSRPSGEASVPPTPAVGRMYPPRSPKSAAPAPISASCPEPPIGSAVPTSSASIPGTSSVVDPGVGSISPASPKISLAPTDVKELPTKEPGRTLEPQELARIAGKVPGLQNEQKRFQLEELRKFGAQFKLQPSSSPETSLDPFPPRILKEEAKGKEKEVDGLLTSEPMGSPVSPKTESVLDKEEKLPLPPAGGSEGTEQPPPPCPSQIGSPPVGLIKGDDKDEGPVAEQVKKSTLNPNAKEFNPTKPLLSVNKSTSTPTSPGPRTHSTPSIPVLTAGQSGLYSPQYISYIPQIHMGPAVQAPQMYPYPVSNSVPGQQGKYRGAKGSLPPQRSDQHQPASAPPMMQAAAAAGPPLVAATPYSSYIPYNPQQFPGQPTMMQPMAHYPSQPVFAPMLQSNPRMLTSGSHPQAIVSSSTPQYPSAEQPTPQALYATVHQSYPHHATQLHAHQPQPATTPTGSQPQSQHAAPSPVQHQAGQAPHLGSGQPQQNLYHPGALAGTPPSLPPGPSAQSPQSSFPQPAAVYAIHPHQQLPHGFTNMAHVTQAHVQTGITAAPPPHPGAPHPPQVMLLHPPQSHGGPPQGAVPQSGVPALSASTPSPYPYIGHPQVQSHPSQQLPFHPPGN, via the exons ATGTTGAAGCCTCAGCCGCCACAACAGACTTCCCAGCCCCAGCAGCCGCCCTCCACGCAACAGGCCGTGGCCCGCCGGCCTCCCGGGGGCACCAGCCCTCCCAACGGCGGCCTCCCGGGGCCGCTGGCCTCCAGCTCGGCTCCCTCTGGACCTCCCGCGGCCGCTTCCCCCTGCCTGGGGCCTGCAACCGCTGCCGGGAGCGGGCTCCGCCGGGGAGCCGAGAGCATCTTGACGCCGCAGACTCCGCAGCATCAAGAGAGGTCGGGGGCAGCCGCCATCGGCAGCGCCAG GGGACAGAGCACAGGAAAGGGCCCCCCACAGTCACCG GTGTTTGAGGGTGTCTACAACAATTCCAGAATGCTGCATTTCCTTACAGCTGTTGTG GGTTCCACTTGTGATGTTAAGGTGAAAAATGGTACCACCTATGAAGGTATCTTCAAGACTCTGAGTTCAAAG TTTGAACTAGCAGTAGATGCTGTGCACAGGAAAGCATCTGAGCCAGCAGGTGGCCCTCGTCGGGAAGACATTGTGGATACCATGGTGTTTAAGCCAAGTGATGTCATGCTTGTCCATTTCCGAAATGTTGACTTCAATTATGCCACTAAAG ACAAGTTCACCGATTCAGCCATTGCCATGAACTCAAAGGTGAATGGAGAGCATAAAGAGAAGGTGCTTCAACGCTGGGAGGGAGGAGACAGCAACAGCGATGACTATGACCTTGAGTCTGACATG TCCAATGGATGGGACCCCAATGAAATGTTCAAGTTCAATGAGGAGAACTACGGTGTAAAGACCACCTATGATAGCAGCCTGTCTTCTTACAC GGTGCCCTTAGAGAAGGACAACTCAGAAGAGTTCCGTCAGCGGGAGCTGCGTGCGGCTCAGTTGGCTCGAGAGATTGAGTCAAGCCCCCAGTACCGCTTGCGGATCGCCATGGAAAATGATGATGGGCGCACTGAAGAGGAGAAGCACAGTGCAGTTCAGCGGCAGGGCTCGGGGCGGGAGAGCCCTAGCCTGGCATCCAG GGAAGGAAAGTATATCCCTCTGCCCCAACGAGTTCGGGAAGGTCCTCGGGGAGGAGTTCGGTGCAGCAGTTCCCGGGGTGGCCGGCCTGGCCTTAGTTCTTTGCCGCCTCGTGGCCCTCACCATCTCGATAATAGCAGTCCTGGCCCAGGTTCTGAGGCACGTGGTATCAATGGAG gcCCTTCCCGCATGTCCCCTAAGGCACAGCGGCCTCTGAGAGGTGCCAAGACTCTGTCTTCACCCAGCAGTCGGCCTTCTGGAGAAGCTTCTGTTCCACCTACTCCTGCAG tgGGCCGGATGTATCCCCCACGCTCTCCCAAGTCTGCTGCCCCTGCCCCAATCTCTGCTTCCTGTCCTGAGCCTCCCATCGGCTCAGCAGTGCCAACCTCTTCAGCTTCCATTCCTGGGACATCATCAGTCGTGGATCCTGGAGTGGGCTCCATTTCCCCAGCTTCTCCAAAGATCTCATTAGCCCCCACAGATG TAAAAGAACTTCCAACCAAGGAACCTGGGAGAACTCTGGAGCCCCAGGAGCTGGCCCGGATAGCTGGGAAGg TCCCTGGCCTTCAGAATGAACAGAAACGGTTTCAACTGGAAGAACTGAGGAAATTTGGGGCCCAGTTTAAG CTTCAGCCTAGTAGCTCCCCTGAGACCAGCCTGGATCCTTTCCCTCCCCGAATCTTAAAGGAGGAGGccaaagggaaggagaaggaggttGATGGTCTGTTGACTTCAGAGCCCATGGGGTCCCCAGTCTCTCCGAAGACCGAGTCCGTATTGGATAAGGAGGAGAAACTGCCCCTGCCACCAGCAGGAGGCAGTGAGGGGACAGAACAGCCCCCACCGCCTTGCCCAAGCCAAATTGGCAGCCCCCCAGTGGGCCTCATCAAGGGCGATGACAAGGATGAGGGCCCTGTTGCTGA acaAGTGAAGAAATCAACATTGAACCCCAATGCCAAGGAGTTCAACCCCACGAAGCCTCTGTTGTCTGTG AACAAATCCACTAGTACCCCAACTTCTCCGGGGCCCCGGACTCATTCAACTCCTTCTATCCCGGTGCTGACAGCAGGCCAGAGTGGGCTGTATAGCCCCCAGTATATCTCCTACATACCTCAGATCCATATGGGGCCAGCTGTGCAG GCACCTCAGATGTATCCGTATCCTGTATCTAACTCGGTGCCTGGGCAGCAGGGCAAGTACCGGGGAGCAAAAG gctcccTGCCCCCTCAGCGCTCAGACCAACATCAGCCAGCCTCAGCTCCTCCGATGATGCAggccgctgctgctgctggtcccCCTCTGGTGGCTGCCACGCCCTACTCCTCCTATATCCCCTACAACCCACAGCAGTTCCCAGGCCAGCCTACCATGATGCAACCCATGGCCCACTACCCCTCGCAG CCGGTGTTTGCCCCCATGCTTCAAAGCAACCCGCGCATGCTGACATCTGGTAGCCATCCCCAGGCCATCGTGTCATCCTCAACTCCTCAGTACCCTTCTGCAGAGCAGCCCACCCCCCAAGCCCTTTATG CCACCGTTCACCAGTCCTATCCACACCATGCCACACAGCTCCATGCCCACCAGCCGCAGCCGGCCACCACGCCTACTGGGAGCCAGCCACAGTCGCAGCACGCGGCCCCCAGTCCTGTCCAG CACCAGGCGGGGCAGGCCCCACACCTGGGCAGTGGACAGCCACAGCAGAATCTGTACCACCCAGGGGCTCTGGCAGGCACGCCGCCCTCTCTGCCACCGGGCCCTTCTGCCCAGTCCCCTCAGAGCAGCTTCCCCCAGCCAGCCGCTGTGTATGCCATCCATCCCCACCAGCAGCTGCCCCACGGCTTCACCAACATGGCCCATGTCACCCAG GCCCATGTCCAAACTGGAATCACAGCAGCCCCGCCCCCTCACCCTGGGGCTCCCCACCCgccccaggtgatgctgctgcaCCCACCCCAGAGCCATGGGGGGCCCCCCCAAGGCGCGGTGCCCCAGAGCGGGGTGCCTGCACTCTCAGCTTCCACACCCTCACCCTACCCCTACATCGGACACCCCCAAG TTCAATCTCATCCCTCCCAGCAGCTCCCCTTCCACCCCCCGGGGAACTGA
- the ATXN2L gene encoding ataxin-2-like protein isoform X6, whose product MLKPQPPQQTSQPQQPPSTQQAVARRPPGGTSPPNGGLPGPLASSSAPSGPPAAASPCLGPATAAGSGLRRGAESILTPQTPQHQERSGAAAIGSARGQSTGKGPPQSPVFEGVYNNSRMLHFLTAVVGSTCDVKVKNGTTYEGIFKTLSSKFELAVDAVHRKASEPAGGPRREDIVDTMVFKPSDVMLVHFRNVDFNYATKDKFTDSAIAMNSKVNGEHKEKVLQRWEGGDSNSDDYDLESDMSNGWDPNEMFKFNEENYGVKTTYDSSLSSYTVPLEKDNSEEFRQRELRAAQLAREIESSPQYRLRIAMENDDGRTEEEKHSAVQRQGSGRESPSLASREGKYIPLPQRVREGPRGGVRCSSSRGGRPGLSSLPPRGPHHLDNSSPGPGSEARGINGGPSRMSPKAQRPLRGAKTLSSPSSRPSGEASVPPTPAVGRMYPPRSPKSAAPAPISASCPEPPIGSAVPTSSASIPGTSSVVDPGVGSISPASPKISLAPTDVKELPTKEPGRTLEPQELARIAGKVPGLQNEQKRFQLEELRKFGAQFKLQPSSSPETSLDPFPPRILKEEAKGKEKEVDGLLTSEPMGSPVSPKTESVLDKEEKLPLPPAGGSEGTEQPPPPCPSQIGSPPVGLIKGDDKDEGPVAEQVKKSTLNPNAKEFNPTKPLLSVNKSTSTPTSPGPRTHSTPSIPVLTAGQSGLYSPQYISYIPQIHMGPAVQAPQMYPYPVSNSVPGQQGKYRGAKGSLPPQRSDQHQPASAPPMMQAAAAAGPPLVAATPYSSYIPYNPQQFPGQPTMMQPMAHYPSQPVFAPMLQSNPRMLTSGSHPQAIVSSSTPQYPSAEQPTPQALYATVHQSYPHHATQLHAHQPQPATTPTGSQPQSQHAAPSPVQHQAGQAPHLGSGQPQQNLYHPGALAGTPPSLPPGPSAQSPQSSFPQPAAVYAIHPHQQLPHGFTNMAHVTQAHVQTGITAAPPPHPGAPHPPQVMLLHPPQSHGGPPQGAVPQSGVPALSASTPSPYPYIGHPQAPLPPPGELKIVLAAT is encoded by the exons ATGTTGAAGCCTCAGCCGCCACAACAGACTTCCCAGCCCCAGCAGCCGCCCTCCACGCAACAGGCCGTGGCCCGCCGGCCTCCCGGGGGCACCAGCCCTCCCAACGGCGGCCTCCCGGGGCCGCTGGCCTCCAGCTCGGCTCCCTCTGGACCTCCCGCGGCCGCTTCCCCCTGCCTGGGGCCTGCAACCGCTGCCGGGAGCGGGCTCCGCCGGGGAGCCGAGAGCATCTTGACGCCGCAGACTCCGCAGCATCAAGAGAGGTCGGGGGCAGCCGCCATCGGCAGCGCCAG GGGACAGAGCACAGGAAAGGGCCCCCCACAGTCACCG GTGTTTGAGGGTGTCTACAACAATTCCAGAATGCTGCATTTCCTTACAGCTGTTGTG GGTTCCACTTGTGATGTTAAGGTGAAAAATGGTACCACCTATGAAGGTATCTTCAAGACTCTGAGTTCAAAG TTTGAACTAGCAGTAGATGCTGTGCACAGGAAAGCATCTGAGCCAGCAGGTGGCCCTCGTCGGGAAGACATTGTGGATACCATGGTGTTTAAGCCAAGTGATGTCATGCTTGTCCATTTCCGAAATGTTGACTTCAATTATGCCACTAAAG ACAAGTTCACCGATTCAGCCATTGCCATGAACTCAAAGGTGAATGGAGAGCATAAAGAGAAGGTGCTTCAACGCTGGGAGGGAGGAGACAGCAACAGCGATGACTATGACCTTGAGTCTGACATG TCCAATGGATGGGACCCCAATGAAATGTTCAAGTTCAATGAGGAGAACTACGGTGTAAAGACCACCTATGATAGCAGCCTGTCTTCTTACAC GGTGCCCTTAGAGAAGGACAACTCAGAAGAGTTCCGTCAGCGGGAGCTGCGTGCGGCTCAGTTGGCTCGAGAGATTGAGTCAAGCCCCCAGTACCGCTTGCGGATCGCCATGGAAAATGATGATGGGCGCACTGAAGAGGAGAAGCACAGTGCAGTTCAGCGGCAGGGCTCGGGGCGGGAGAGCCCTAGCCTGGCATCCAG GGAAGGAAAGTATATCCCTCTGCCCCAACGAGTTCGGGAAGGTCCTCGGGGAGGAGTTCGGTGCAGCAGTTCCCGGGGTGGCCGGCCTGGCCTTAGTTCTTTGCCGCCTCGTGGCCCTCACCATCTCGATAATAGCAGTCCTGGCCCAGGTTCTGAGGCACGTGGTATCAATGGAG gcCCTTCCCGCATGTCCCCTAAGGCACAGCGGCCTCTGAGAGGTGCCAAGACTCTGTCTTCACCCAGCAGTCGGCCTTCTGGAGAAGCTTCTGTTCCACCTACTCCTGCAG tgGGCCGGATGTATCCCCCACGCTCTCCCAAGTCTGCTGCCCCTGCCCCAATCTCTGCTTCCTGTCCTGAGCCTCCCATCGGCTCAGCAGTGCCAACCTCTTCAGCTTCCATTCCTGGGACATCATCAGTCGTGGATCCTGGAGTGGGCTCCATTTCCCCAGCTTCTCCAAAGATCTCATTAGCCCCCACAGATG TAAAAGAACTTCCAACCAAGGAACCTGGGAGAACTCTGGAGCCCCAGGAGCTGGCCCGGATAGCTGGGAAGg TCCCTGGCCTTCAGAATGAACAGAAACGGTTTCAACTGGAAGAACTGAGGAAATTTGGGGCCCAGTTTAAG CTTCAGCCTAGTAGCTCCCCTGAGACCAGCCTGGATCCTTTCCCTCCCCGAATCTTAAAGGAGGAGGccaaagggaaggagaaggaggttGATGGTCTGTTGACTTCAGAGCCCATGGGGTCCCCAGTCTCTCCGAAGACCGAGTCCGTATTGGATAAGGAGGAGAAACTGCCCCTGCCACCAGCAGGAGGCAGTGAGGGGACAGAACAGCCCCCACCGCCTTGCCCAAGCCAAATTGGCAGCCCCCCAGTGGGCCTCATCAAGGGCGATGACAAGGATGAGGGCCCTGTTGCTGA acaAGTGAAGAAATCAACATTGAACCCCAATGCCAAGGAGTTCAACCCCACGAAGCCTCTGTTGTCTGTG AACAAATCCACTAGTACCCCAACTTCTCCGGGGCCCCGGACTCATTCAACTCCTTCTATCCCGGTGCTGACAGCAGGCCAGAGTGGGCTGTATAGCCCCCAGTATATCTCCTACATACCTCAGATCCATATGGGGCCAGCTGTGCAG GCACCTCAGATGTATCCGTATCCTGTATCTAACTCGGTGCCTGGGCAGCAGGGCAAGTACCGGGGAGCAAAAG gctcccTGCCCCCTCAGCGCTCAGACCAACATCAGCCAGCCTCAGCTCCTCCGATGATGCAggccgctgctgctgctggtcccCCTCTGGTGGCTGCCACGCCCTACTCCTCCTATATCCCCTACAACCCACAGCAGTTCCCAGGCCAGCCTACCATGATGCAACCCATGGCCCACTACCCCTCGCAG CCGGTGTTTGCCCCCATGCTTCAAAGCAACCCGCGCATGCTGACATCTGGTAGCCATCCCCAGGCCATCGTGTCATCCTCAACTCCTCAGTACCCTTCTGCAGAGCAGCCCACCCCCCAAGCCCTTTATG CCACCGTTCACCAGTCCTATCCACACCATGCCACACAGCTCCATGCCCACCAGCCGCAGCCGGCCACCACGCCTACTGGGAGCCAGCCACAGTCGCAGCACGCGGCCCCCAGTCCTGTCCAG CACCAGGCGGGGCAGGCCCCACACCTGGGCAGTGGACAGCCACAGCAGAATCTGTACCACCCAGGGGCTCTGGCAGGCACGCCGCCCTCTCTGCCACCGGGCCCTTCTGCCCAGTCCCCTCAGAGCAGCTTCCCCCAGCCAGCCGCTGTGTATGCCATCCATCCCCACCAGCAGCTGCCCCACGGCTTCACCAACATGGCCCATGTCACCCAG GCCCATGTCCAAACTGGAATCACAGCAGCCCCGCCCCCTCACCCTGGGGCTCCCCACCCgccccaggtgatgctgctgcaCCCACCCCAGAGCCATGGGGGGCCCCCCCAAGGCGCGGTGCCCCAGAGCGGGGTGCCTGCACTCTCAGCTTCCACACCCTCACCCTACCCCTACATCGGACACCCCCAAG CTCCCCTTCCACCCCCCGGGGAACTGAAGATTGTCCTGGCCGCGACCTGA